One window of the Dermacentor andersoni chromosome 10, qqDerAnde1_hic_scaffold, whole genome shotgun sequence genome contains the following:
- the LOC140213645 gene encoding uncharacterized protein, giving the protein MTATAAYVRQSQLEEARVQEDTRFRQQLLEQNRQHHEAHLQSLRQHHEAHMESLRHLGEEVAAMREVESQRLEVQRQRLEVARRSHETNERLLQLLLAALGHGGSQAPPPSQAPHN; this is encoded by the exons atgacggctactgccgcatacgttcgccagagccagttggaggaagccagagttcaagaggacactcgcttccgccaacaactgctggagcaaaaccggcag caccacgaggcccacctgcagagcctgcggcagcaccacgaggcccacatggagagcctgcggcacctcggggaggaggtggcggcaatgcgggaagtggagtctcagcgcctcgaagtgcagcggcaacgcctcgaagtggcgcgtcggtcgcacgagaccaacgagcgcctgcttcagctgctgctggctgcactggggcatggtggcagccaagcccctcccccctctcaggccccacataattaa
- the LOC140213658 gene encoding putative nuclease HARBI1 yields the protein MKKMAAPLIAMAVALRRRRREQGEPDDAFDMPDDHFRRRFRLSKGTVRLLCEELAGELEAERATGLSVERKVLCALRFFATGSFQASVGSEETIRVSQSTVSECVRRVAEAVVNAGARNKWVHFPKTAEEKAAVKEGFLRRGVIPGVIGCVDGSLIAIIAPKGERKAVFMCRKGYYALNCMFICDADMKILALDPMRPGSDHDAFVWRTTWLRRRFQAGRIVNAGEYLLGDSGYPLEPWLLTPVPGHPPVHTAEGQYNTAHAAMRSVVESAS from the exons atgaaaaaaatggccgcccctctgatcgctatggccgtggctcttcgccgtcgccgacgtgaacagggagagccagacgacgcgtttgacatgccggatgaccattttcgacggcgttttcgcctctcgaagggaacggtgcggttgttgtgcgaggaactggcgggggaactagaagctgagcgagcgacgggactgtcggtggagcggaaagtgttgtgtgcgctgcgcttctttgctaccgggagcttccaagcgtccgttgggagcgaggagacgatccgtgtgtcgcagtcgacggtgagcgagtgcgtgcgacgtgtggcagaggctgtcgtgaacgcaggggcccgcaacaagtgggtccattttccaaagacagccgaggaaaaggcagccgtgaaggagggtttccttcggcgcggcgttatccccggcgtcatcggatgcgtagacggcagcctcatagccattatcgcacccaagggtgagcgcaaggctgtgttcatgtgccgcaagggatactacgccctcaactgcatgttc atctgcgacgcggacatgaaaatcttggccttggaccctatgcgaccggggtcggaccacgacgcttttgtctggcggacgacatggttgcgccggcggttccaagcggggcgcatcgtgaatgccggggaatacctcctcg gtgacagtggctaccccttggagccgtggctcctgaccccggttcctggccatcctccagtgcacacagccgagggacagtacaacacagcacatgccgccatgcgttccgtagtggagag tgcaagctag